A single genomic interval of Phocoenobacter uteri harbors:
- a CDS encoding ATP-binding protein: MTNIRHYNQRYINWVLRLGRVKSAILGFFVLAVSAIFVQCLLSMVFTGHINPQDILRSIIFGLISAPFVLYFFNLIVERLEKSRIKLERSFHDLSIYKEIIEKNNQHKTELMATISHELRTPLNGIIGLSRILLESNLTKQQHDYIQTINISAISLGHIFSDIIDLEKIDSQRIELSPTQVAFSDIINNITHFAKIMAGQKKIKFQISYDDDLPEFITVDNTRLSQILWNLVNNAVKFTPPNGDIHLTISRQSANKFSFSLKDSGVGIPKAEQSKIFTMFYQVQSCDKKAQGSGIGLAISKTIALLMNGDLTVESEEGKGATFTLSIQAEETTMQQTQNIQHHNLRVLLVEDIEVNVVVARAVLAKFGCHVDVAMSGAETYPLIKQNNYDLILLDIQLPDTTGFDIAKNLIDDYENDKMDYLPILVALTANVMHTKEEYQQKGMDDVLRKPLSIEDLSHCLNTYFADDFLQNDHKIEPLIEQKPTQELCFDPLILQEFLDIMGKNALLKNIDLFSELMPNYMQNLTNYHQAWLNTNTAESRKFITQEAHKIKGALSSVGLSKLQEIAQLSQVDTGDQWEQNIENWISTLNSQWQTDLKEVKVWIGGKEK, from the coding sequence ATGACAAACATCAGACATTACAACCAAAGATATATTAACTGGGTATTACGATTAGGGCGTGTAAAATCTGCTATTCTCGGCTTTTTCGTTCTCGCCGTTTCTGCCATTTTTGTACAATGCTTGCTGAGTATGGTTTTTACTGGGCATATCAATCCGCAAGATATTCTGCGTTCAATTATTTTCGGTTTAATTTCTGCCCCTTTTGTACTCTATTTTTTCAATTTAATTGTGGAACGCCTTGAAAAATCACGTATAAAATTAGAACGATCTTTTCACGATCTTTCTATCTATAAAGAAATCATTGAAAAAAATAATCAACATAAAACCGAACTAATGGCAACCATCAGCCACGAATTAAGAACGCCTTTAAACGGCATTATTGGGCTAAGCCGAATTCTGTTAGAAAGCAATCTAACCAAACAACAACACGATTACATTCAAACCATCAACATTAGTGCGATCTCGTTAGGGCATATTTTTAGCGATATTATCGACCTTGAAAAAATTGACAGCCAACGTATTGAGCTATCGCCAACCCAAGTCGCTTTTTCAGATATTATCAATAATATTACCCACTTTGCTAAAATTATGGCGGGGCAAAAAAAGATTAAATTTCAGATTAGTTATGATGATGACTTGCCTGAATTTATTACTGTTGATAACACACGTTTAAGTCAAATTTTGTGGAATTTAGTCAATAATGCCGTCAAATTTACCCCACCAAATGGCGATATTCATTTAACGATTTCTCGCCAAAGTGCCAATAAATTTAGTTTTAGCTTAAAAGATTCAGGGGTTGGCATTCCAAAAGCAGAACAGAGCAAAATTTTCACGATGTTCTATCAAGTCCAAAGTTGCGATAAAAAAGCACAAGGAAGCGGCATCGGTTTAGCGATTTCTAAAACGATCGCGCTGCTAATGAATGGCGATTTAACCGTTGAAAGTGAAGAAGGCAAAGGGGCGACCTTTACGCTATCAATCCAAGCGGAAGAAACCACAATGCAACAAACCCAAAATATTCAGCACCATAATTTACGCGTACTATTAGTTGAAGATATTGAGGTGAATGTCGTGGTTGCTCGTGCCGTATTGGCTAAATTTGGGTGTCACGTTGATGTGGCGATGTCAGGGGCAGAAACCTATCCTCTCATCAAACAGAATAATTACGATCTGATTTTACTTGATATTCAACTGCCCGACACCACTGGCTTTGACATTGCAAAAAATCTGATTGATGATTATGAAAATGACAAAATGGATTACTTGCCAATTTTGGTTGCTTTAACCGCAAACGTGATGCATACCAAAGAGGAATATCAGCAAAAAGGAATGGACGATGTGTTGCGTAAACCGCTTTCTATTGAAGATTTATCACACTGTTTAAACACTTACTTTGCGGATGATTTTTTGCAAAATGATCATAAAATTGAACCGCTTATCGAACAGAAACCAACACAAGAGTTATGTTTTGATCCGCTAATTTTACAAGAGTTTTTAGATATTATGGGCAAAAATGCACTGCTTAAAAATATTGATTTATTCAGTGAGCTAATGCCAAATTATATGCAAAACCTCACGAATTATCATCAAGCGTGGTTAAACACAAATACCGCAGAAAGTAGAAAATTCATCACCCAAGAAGCCCATAAAATCAAAGGGGCGTTATCTTCTGTCGGATTATCAAAACTCCAAGAAATCGCCCAACTTTCCCAAGTGGATACTGGCGATCAATGGGAGCAAAATATCGAAAATTGGATTAGCACGTTAAATTCTCAATGGCAAACAGACTTAAAAGAAGTCAAAGTTTGGATTGGTGGGAAGGAAAAATAA